A genome region from Mercenaria mercenaria strain notata chromosome 11, MADL_Memer_1, whole genome shotgun sequence includes the following:
- the LOC128546897 gene encoding uncharacterized protein LOC128546897, whose protein sequence is MNIKIDWLLGFLVCLNISTRGKCLQCWKCISDDCETDPELNIRAVKVNCKDGEQCMKVRYKMFDNVTHYDTVVRTCTNSLCTTPSVDEFFKCVATPKLYMIGGCSLRSCCNDRDLCNSASNEYVTSLIFALWILIVTLNIQCI, encoded by the exons atgaacatcaaaatTGACTGGTTACTGGGTTTCTTGGTCTGTTTGAATATTTCTACAAGAG GAAAATGTTTACAGTGCTGGAAGTGCATTTCTGACGACTGTGAGACAGACCCAGAACTGAATATCAGAGCTGTTAAAGTCAACTGTAAAGATGGAGAACAGTGTATG AAGGTTCGTTACAAAATGTTTGACAACGTAACACATTATGACACTGTCGTACGAACATGTACAAACAGCCTGTGTACTACTCCATCAGTTGATGAGTTCTTTAAATGTGTGGCGACACCAAAGCTGTACATGATTGGAGGATGTTCACTGCGCTCTTGTTGTAACGATCGTGATCTGTGCAATTCAGCAAGTAATGAATATGTAACTTCACTAATTTTTGCGCTTTGGATTTTGATTGTCACTCTAAATATACAGTGTATATGA